GGGGGCCCCCTTCCCGGCCAGACGGCGGGCAAGACGGCTGGGTGTGCAGCGTCCTCGAACCCGCGAGCCAGCGAGCCAGCGAGCCAGCAGATCCTCTGTACCCGCAGGAACTCCAACCCACGCCATGGCGGATTCCGAGCGTCTCTCGGCCCCCGGCTGCTGGGCCGCCTGCACCAGCTACTCGCGCACCCGCAAGGGAATCCTCCTGTTCGCCGAGATTGTGAGCGTCCCAGGGCAGGCGGGTGGGCAAAGGCGGGGTGGGGTGGCGCGACCACGCTGTACTGGACAGTCCGGGGTGAGGCAGGCACGTGGTCGGGGCGCTGGGCCTTGGGGCGCAGGGCCTTGGGGCGCAGGTGGCTGGGTTCGTGGCCGAGGCTGGGAACTGGGGGTGCAGCGGGAGTTGGTGGGATTTGGGAGGGTGTTGGAGAGTTGGTGGAGCAAGGACGAAGCGGGGAGCCTGGGACGCACATGGGGGTTTTGGTGGGAGAAGCCCTCTAGGACTCAGTGGACTGAGCCAAGGGGTCGTGGGGGGCTGAGAAGTGGGGTGCCTTCCGTGGCAGGGCGTGGCGCGGCCTGGACACTGGCGGGCGGGCTGGCAGTGTGCCGAGAGGAGGGGCCTGTTGGGGTGGGGCCCCGTGCACTAGTGTGGTGGGGTGGTGTGCCCCACCCTCCGCCAGTTCTTTCTTGCCCTTTTGGGACTGGGAGGAAGGTCCTTAGCTCTTCAGGCGTCTGGGGAACCTTGGTTTCCCGCCCCTCAAAGTGGGCACCGCCTTTGAGTCACTTATGAGAAGGGTGCGGTACCTTTAACGGAGCCCTGCCCCTCCAGTGTCACTCTCACCGCTTCCCAAAGGGGTTGCTGGGGGAACCGCACGTTCCGCCTCCTTATGGGCTGGAAGCTGGCGCCAGCCTTGCTCGCAAAACACCTGGCAGAGCCACTCCCCTCAGGCAGCCGACATCCTAGAAGGGAAAGCGGGGGAACTGAGGCACCCAACTGTACTCCTTACTTTATGAGTGACCCTGGGAAGCCATTTAACTTCTCTGactcacttttctcatctgtaaaacagagatacTAATAGTATCTAGCTCATTAGGTGGTTGTGATGACTaaatgaatcaatatttttaactGAGAACAATGCTTagagcccagcatggtggctcaagcctgtaatcccagcgatttgggaggctgtggcgggaggatcacaagttagaggccagtttcagcaatttagcaagcccctgagcaatttagcaagacccggtctcaaaataagaagggctggagatgtagttcagtggtaaagtacctgtaggttcaatctctagaaaccaaccaatcaaccaaccaaccaaacaaacaaacaaaaacccacattGCTCCAGGCACAGGGAACACACAGAAAGTGTTTAGCAATTATTGTGTGTCATTTTTTCCCAGACCTGGTAGGTATCTGAGaagtggatctttttttttttggagggggggagggtgttggggatgtaacccagggccttgtgcatggaaggTACTACCATTGAGGTATATTTCCAGCTCTGAGAAgtggaattcatttattttttctggtagGCATTTGAATTTGAGACCCCTACTCTCCCAATTTAAACTAGTTCCCTCAGCCTTCAGAACTAACTGGGACCCCCTTTCCCATGTCACCCTTCCAGGTATTGTGCCTGGTGATTCTGATTTGCTTCAGTGCCTCCACATCAGCGTACTCCTCTCTGTCTGTGATTGAGATGATCCTTGCTGCTGTCTTCTTTGTCATCTACATGTGTGGGCTGCACGCCAAGATACCATTCATCAACTGGCCCTGGAGTGTGAGAAGGGGTCAAAATGGCAAGCTGGGCAGGGGCCTGGGCAGTTGGGATTGTCTGGGGAACTCTGGATGCTGACTTCCCTCTTCTCCCTACACCTCACAGGATTTCTTCCGAACTCTCATAGCATCGATCCTCTACCTGATCACCTCCATTTTAGTCCTTGTTGACAACAGAAGCCAATCCAGAATCGCTGCAGGGGTAAGCCTGTGGAGGCACCTCTAGAGCATAGGGAAAAGGGTTTGAAGATCCAGGGACCATCTGCTTCTGCTTTTGGCAAAAACTTATTCTCAGGGCCAACAGGAAAATCTGGCCCCAGCCATGGTTTATCTCCAAAGATCATTTGCTATAAAGGGCTGCCCGTTGTCAGACACAGGGCCTTTGTTGGAAGTATAAACATGCTAGATTGCCATCTGTTAGAACTTTGTCTCAAATGTAGGATGAAATATGCCCCCTACATTTGGCTGGCTGCCCTGTGTTGAGAGGTCCTAGGGGCGGAGTGGGGTAGAATCCAGCCTACTGGACTTTCTCTTTGGCTCTGGGGCTTCCAATCTAGATAGGAGTTACCATCCTGCATGGGGCAGTCCCTGGAGGTGGTGGATACCGGGAGTTAAGAGTCTGAATGGGCCAACCACCTAATCCAACTCCCTCACTCTCATCTCCATCCCCAGGTACTGGGACTGATAGCTGTGTGCCTCTTTGGCTATGATGCCTACTTTACCTTCCCTCTTCGGCAACAAAGACATACAGCAGCCCCCACtggtaagtgtgtgtgtgtgtgtgtgtgtgtgtgtgtgtgtgtgtgttgctgagagagcaaaggagaaaaaggaaaggggtcTCCCAAGGGAGGGTAATAATGCCCTTATGTCTCGTATCAGTAAGTGCCATAAGCTTCAACATTCCTGTTTGTAAAATGGGCAtatggatggggctggggttgtggctcagaggaaaagtgctcatttagcatgtgtgaggcactgagtttgatcctcagcaccacacaaaaattaaataaaggtattgtgtccacttacaactaaagaataaatattttttaaaaataggcacatggatgttttctctcttttcctcctgcaGACCCCACAGATGGCCCGGTGTAGGAGAACTTCCCTCATTTCTCTCTGCAATTTGAAAATAACTTCTTTTGGAAAACACTTCTTCCCACTCCCACAACAATCCTCCCAGCCAACCAACTTCTAGCCCCCTGTTGAGGTAACAGTGCCTTTTCTGGGAGAATTTTGTCTTCCAGACTGCTACTCAATCATCCTGGGTATGGTCACCTTTATGGGTATGCCTAGGTCCCCCTCCCTTCTGCAGTATTCAGTTCTGCCTGGACCACACTCCCACCTAAACCACAAAGTGAGGGAAGTGGGTGCCTAGGATTTCAGAGTGTACACTCCATCTGGTGACCCACTCCAAATAACCTCCTCATTTTGGGGGATGGTTCTgtggagagagaaataaataataaacattgttAAAATCTATGAATAAATTAATCCTCTGATCAAATGTGAACAAATCTCAAACATCCAGGTGGGTTGACCTGGAGTAAAGGAAGCAAAGAAGCCAGGCCTGTTTTACGACaaacattaaattatttcaataatacaaacagaagaaagagggaggaagaaagggtaTTTGACTTAGTTCAGGGTGGGCGGCATCATCTACGCTTATCGGAGAATAGAGCCCCCTCCAGAGCTGCCTAGGTCTTTAAGCCAGGATGCAGTTCTTGTCTCGGGCCTGGCGAGGCATCCCTGTGCGAGAATCCCCATGGAGCTGTGGGGTCGCAGAGCCTAAAGTCTCAGCTGCACTGTCGGGAGAGGTTGTGGGCCTGCGCAGGTGAGGGGGCAGTGGAATACGTTCCCCTAGGAAGAATCCATCATCCTCAGAGGATTCAGAACTGGGGCTGGAGGGTGAGCTGGAGCAAGATCCTGAGTCGGACCCTGATCCCAAGTCACAGCGATGGTAGCCACGTCGGCCAGTgtggcggtggtggtggtggtggtgatggtggtggcggCGGTGGCGTCGACGGCTGGGGGCCCTAGGTGGGGGACTACGTGGCCTCCGGCGCTGGGCTGGAGGTGCACTCAGGGTCCTCCGTGGACCTCCTTCTGAGACCAGAGGCTCACGGAAACTAACACGAGGGGTGCTTTGGCGGCCAAAGACACTATCGTCAGGACGCAGGTCTGGTTGCTCCGGAGACTCCAGGGGTTGCTCAGGAACGTTGCGGAGCCCCAGCTCGGGC
This window of the Urocitellus parryii isolate mUroPar1 chromosome X, mUroPar1.hap1, whole genome shotgun sequence genome carries:
- the Plp2 gene encoding proteolipid protein 2; protein product: MADSERLSAPGCWAACTSYSRTRKGILLFAEIVLCLVILICFSASTSAYSSLSVIEMILAAVFFVIYMCGLHAKIPFINWPWSDFFRTLIASILYLITSILVLVDNRSQSRIAAGVLGLIAVCLFGYDAYFTFPLRQQRHTAAPTDPTDGPV